The Arachis hypogaea cultivar Tifrunner chromosome 14, arahy.Tifrunner.gnm2.J5K5, whole genome shotgun sequence genome has a segment encoding these proteins:
- the LOC112744327 gene encoding mogroside I-E synthase, with protein MGIKPHCLVLSFPGQGHINPMIQFSKLLVHEGVKVTLATTCFYSKTLQNVPPYISLESISDGFHNGGFGEAGTFKAYLGRFWQVGPPSLVDLIEKLAKLGNPIDCIIYDSALPWALDVAKRFGIVGASYLTQNTAVNSIYYHVQLGKIKVPLIESEISLPSMPKLQLCDMPSFFNNCDDDEDLAVLDLATGQFSNVDKADWVLCNSFYELDKEVADWTMKIWPKFRTIGPNIPSVFLDKRIKDDEDYGGAAFKSEEECMEWLDNKPNGSVIYVSFGSLVPLDEEQMREIAYGLRDSNHYFLWVVRTSEEIKLPKDFAKKSEKGLVVTWCSQLKVLAHQSVACFVTHCGWNSTLETLSLGVPTIVVPQWSDQITNAKYMVDVWKVGIRVPNDEKKKIVKSEALRDCIKEMMECEKGKEMKNNAMQWKSLALKAVSDEGGSSYKNMIEFVNSLFTCSQSQVIT; from the exons ATGGGTATCAAACCGCATTGTTTGGTGTTATCATTCCCAGGTCAAGGCCACATAAACCCCATGATTCAGTTCTCAAAGCTCTTGGTACATGAAGGAGTGAAAGTAACACTAGCCACCACATGTTTTTACTCCAAGACCTTACAAAATGTGCCACCTTACATATCACTTGAATCAATCTCTGATGGGTTTCACAATGGTGGGTTCGGTGAAGCTGGAACCTTTAAGGCCTATTTGGGCCGGTTTTGGCAAGTGGGCCCACCCTCCCTTGTTGATCTTATAGAAAAGCTTGCTAAGTTAGGAAACCCAATAGATTGCATTATCTATGATTCAGCGTTGCCGTGGGCATTAGATGTTGCCAAAAGATTTGGCATAGTAGGTGCTTCTTACTTGACTCAAAATACCGCTGTGAATAGCATATATTATCATGTTCAATTGGGAAAGATTAAGGTTCCTCTGATTgagagtgaaatttcacttcctTCTATGCCTAAACTTCAACTTTGTGACATGCCTTCTTTCTTCAACAattgtgatgatgatgaagatttgGCTGTGCTTGACTTGGCAACGGGTCAATTCTCCAACGTTGACAAAGCTGATTGGGTCCTATGCAATTCATTTTATGAGCTGGACAAGGAG GTGGCTGATTGGACAATGAAAATTTGGCCAAAATTTAGAACCATTGGACCAAATATCCCCTCTGTATTTTTGGACAAACGAATTAAGGATGATGAAGATTATGGAGGTGCAGCAttcaagagtgaagaagaatgcaTGGAATGGCTAGACAATAAACCAAATGGATCGGTTATTTATGTATCATTTGGGAGCTTGGTTCCTCTTGATGAAGAACAAATGAGAGAAATAGCATATGGTCTAAGAGATAGTAATCATTATTTTTTGTGGGTGGTTAGAACCTCTGAAGAGATTAAACTTCCAAAAGATTTTGCAAAGAAATCAGAGAAGGGTTTGGTAGTAACATGGTGCTCCCAATTGAAAGTACTAGCTCATCAATCTGTGGCATGTTTTGTAACACATTGTGGTTGGAACTCTACATTGGAAACTTTGAGTTTAGGAGTTCCAACTATTGTAGTGCCACAATGGTCTGATCAAATCACAAATGCAAAGTATATGGTTGATGTTTGGAAAGTGGGAATTAGAGTTCCAAATGATGAGAAAAAGAAGATTGTGAAGAGTGAAGCATTGAGGGATTGCATAAAGGAAATGATGGAGTGTGAGAaaggaaaagagatgaagaataaTGCCATGCAATGGAAATCTTTGGCTCTGAAAGCAGTTAGTGATGAAGGTGGAAGTTCTTACAAAAACATGATAGAATTTGTGAATAGCTTGTTTACATGCTCTCAATCACAAGTTATTACTTAG